GCTCGCCCAGGACCGCGACGGTGTGCTGGTCAACCGGATGAACACCACGCCCGACGGCCAGTACCAGACGTACGCCACGGAGACCGGGGCGTACATCCGCGACCACTTCTTCGGTGACGACCACCGGCTGCGCGCGATGGTCGAGAACATGACCGACGACCAGATCCTGCACCTGGGCCGCGGCGGTCACGACCACCGCAAGATCTACGCGGCGTACAAGGCGGCGTACGAGCACAAGGGCCAGCCGACCGTCATCCTGGCGAAGACGGTCAAGGGCTGGACGCTCGGCCCGAACTTCGAGGGCCGCAACGCCACGCACCAGATGAAGAAGCTGACGGTCGACGACCTCAAGCGCTTCCGTGACCGGCTGCACCTGCCGATCTCCGACAAGGAGCTGGAGAGCGGGGCCCCGCCCTACTACCACCCCGGGCGGGACTCCGAGGAGATCCAGTACATGCACGACCGCCGCAAGGGGCTCGGCGGGTACGTCCCGACGCGTGTCGTGCGGGCGAAGCCGCTGCCGCTGCCCGAGGACAAGACGTACGCGAGTGTGAAGAAGGGTTCCGGTCAGCAGTCGATCGCCACGACCATGGCGTTCGTGCGACTGCTGAAGGACCTCATGCGGGACAAGGAGATCGGCAAGCGGTTCGTGCTGATCGCGCCCGACGAGTACCGCACCTTCGGCATGGACTCGTTCTTCCCGAGTGCGAAGATCTACAACCCGCTCGGCCAGCAGTACGAGGCGGTCGACCGCGATCTGCTGCTCGCGTACAAGGAGTCGCCGACGGGTCAGATGCTGCACGACGGCATCTCGGAGGCGGGCTGCACGGCGTCGCTGATCGCCGCCGGTTCGGCCTACGCCACGCACGGCGAGCCGCTCATCCCGGTCTACGTCTTCTACTCGATGTTCGGTTTCCAGCGCACCGGTGACCAGTTCTGGCAGATGTCCGACCAGCTGGCGCGCGGTTTCGTGCTGGGTGCGACCGCCGGGCGTACGACTCTGACCGGTGAGGGTCTGCAGCACGCGGACGGGCACTCGCAGCTGCTGGCGTCCACCAACCCGGGCTGTGTCGCCTACGACCCGGCGTTCGGGTACGAGATCGCGCACATCGTGAAGGACGGTCTGCGCCGGATGTACGGCGAGACGGCCGACGGCAAGCCGGGCGAGGACGTCTTCTACTACCTCACCGTCTACAACGAGCCCATCCAGCACCCGGCCGAGCCGGCGGACGTGGACGTCGAGGGCATCCTCAAGGGCATCCACCGCTACCGGGCCGGCGAGGCGGGCTCGATCCCCGCGCAGATCATCGCCTCCGGTGTGGCGGTGCCGTGGGCGGTCGAGGCGCAGGAGATCCTCGCCGCCGACTGGAACGTCAAGGCGGACGTCTGGTCGGCGACCTCCTGGAACGAGCTGCGCCGCGAGGCGGTCGAGGTGGAGCGGCACAACCTGCTGCACCCCGAGGAGGAGCAGCAGGTCCCGTACGTGACGCAGAAGCTGAGCGGCGCCGAGGGGCCGTTCGTGGCCGTCTCCGACTGGATGCGGTCGGTGCCGGACCAGATCTCGCGCTGGGTGCCCGGCACGTACCAGTCGCTGGGCGCGGACGGCTTCGGCTTCGCGGACACCCGGGGCGCGGCCCGGCGCTTCTTCCACATCGACGCGCAGTCGATCGTGGTCGCGGTGCTGACCGAACTGGCGCGTGAGGGCAAGGTCGACCGCTCGGTGCTGAAGCAGGCGATCGACCGGTACCAGCTGCTCGACGTGGCCGCGGCGGACCCCGGGGCCGCGGGAGGCGATGCATAGCATCGGTTTTCAGGTCAAGGGGTGGTGAACCGGTGGGTTCACCACCCCTTCACGTTTTCTACTATGCCGCCATGAAGCAGCGAGCGGTCTCGGCGCAGGTTCGGTGGGAACAGCGGACTCAGCGGCCGTTGTTCGGCCTGGCCCTGGTGTTCGCCGTCGCGTACGCCGTGCCGATCGTGCGGCCGGACGCGAGCGACCAGGTGGAGTGGTGGTGCGAGGTCGCCGAGTGGGTGGTGTGGGGCGCCTTCGCGCTGGACTACGTCGTCCGGCTCCTGCTCGCCGAGCGGCGGTGGGAGTTCGTCCGGTCGCGCTGGCTGGACCTGGCGGCCGTGGTGCTGCCGATCATCCAGCCGCTGCGGCTGCTGCGGCTGGTGGCGACGTTGCTGCTGGTCGGGCAGCGGGCGCGGATGGCGTCGCAGATACGGCTCACGACGTACGTCGGCGGGGCGGTCGTCGGGCTGCTGATGTTCGGGTCGCTGGCGGTGCTGTCCGTGGAGCGGGACGCGCCCGGCGGGAACATCGACACGCTGGACGACGCGGTGTGGTGGTCGTTCACGACGATGACGACCGTGGGGTACGGGGACCACGCGCCGACGACCGGGCTGGGGCGGGTGCTGGCGGTGGGGCTGATGCTGTCGGGGATCGCGCTGCTCGGTGTGGTGACGGCGAACATCGCGGCGTGGTTCATAGCGCGGTTCGAGAAGGACGACGCGGAGGAGCGGCGGCAGACGGCCGCGATAGCGGAGCTGGCCGAGGAGGTTCGGCTGCTGCGGGCGGAGGTGGCGTCGTTGAAGTCTGTCGAAGGGGTGCCTGAGCAGCGCCGGTGAGTGGGGGCCGTGGGGTGCGTTGTCGGGTGCGGGTGGGTGGGGGTTCTCGCGCAGTTCCCCGCGCCCCCGCATTTCGGGGGCGCGGGGAACTGCGCGAGAAGCCCCACCGGAGCCGCGCGCTCAGACGAGACCGATTCCCGGGCCGGCCGTGCCCGACAGCCAGATGATCGCCAGGATCGTGTCGATCGCACCCAGAACGACCGCGATGAGCGCAGGGACGGGGCGGGCGCCGGACCACGTGCGGTTCATGGCCAGCCAGCCGCAGAGGACCGCCACGGGTCCCAGGACGATGCCCAGGACGAAGAATCCGGCGACCGCGCAGATGACTCCGATGATCCCCAGCGTCGCGCGATCCGGCCCGCTCCGTGACCACGTCCGGCCACGTGAGCGAGGGTGCCTGCGCGAACTGTGTCCGAAACCCGCCATTGTCAACAACTCCCTGGACCTCGCGGTCAGTTCGAGTACGACGTGGCGA
This genomic stretch from Streptomyces deccanensis harbors:
- a CDS encoding potassium channel family protein, coding for MKQRAVSAQVRWEQRTQRPLFGLALVFAVAYAVPIVRPDASDQVEWWCEVAEWVVWGAFALDYVVRLLLAERRWEFVRSRWLDLAAVVLPIIQPLRLLRLVATLLLVGQRARMASQIRLTTYVGGAVVGLLMFGSLAVLSVERDAPGGNIDTLDDAVWWSFTTMTTVGYGDHAPTTGLGRVLAVGLMLSGIALLGVVTANIAAWFIARFEKDDAEERRQTAAIAELAEEVRLLRAEVASLKSVEGVPEQRR
- a CDS encoding small hydrophobic protein, with product MAGFGHSSRRHPRSRGRTWSRSGPDRATLGIIGVICAVAGFFVLGIVLGPVAVLCGWLAMNRTWSGARPVPALIAVVLGAIDTILAIIWLSGTAGPGIGLV
- the aceE gene encoding pyruvate dehydrogenase (acetyl-transferring), homodimeric type — translated: MASGSDRNPIIIGGLPSQVPDFDPEETQEWLDSLDAAVDERGRERARYLMLRLIERAREKRVAVPEMRSTDYVNTIPTKAEPFFPGNEEIERKILNATRWNAAVMVSRAQRPGIGVGGHIATFASSASLYDVGFNHFFRGKDEGDGGDQIFFQGHASPGIYARAFMLDRLDEQQLDAFRQEKSKAPYGLSSYPHPRLMPDFWEFPTVSMGLGPLGAIFQARMNRYMEARGIADTSKSHVWAFLGDGEMDEPESLGQLTLAAREGLDNLTFVVNCNLQRLDGPVRGNGKVIQELESVFRGAGWNVIKLVWDRSWDPLLAQDRDGVLVNRMNTTPDGQYQTYATETGAYIRDHFFGDDHRLRAMVENMTDDQILHLGRGGHDHRKIYAAYKAAYEHKGQPTVILAKTVKGWTLGPNFEGRNATHQMKKLTVDDLKRFRDRLHLPISDKELESGAPPYYHPGRDSEEIQYMHDRRKGLGGYVPTRVVRAKPLPLPEDKTYASVKKGSGQQSIATTMAFVRLLKDLMRDKEIGKRFVLIAPDEYRTFGMDSFFPSAKIYNPLGQQYEAVDRDLLLAYKESPTGQMLHDGISEAGCTASLIAAGSAYATHGEPLIPVYVFYSMFGFQRTGDQFWQMSDQLARGFVLGATAGRTTLTGEGLQHADGHSQLLASTNPGCVAYDPAFGYEIAHIVKDGLRRMYGETADGKPGEDVFYYLTVYNEPIQHPAEPADVDVEGILKGIHRYRAGEAGSIPAQIIASGVAVPWAVEAQEILAADWNVKADVWSATSWNELRREAVEVERHNLLHPEEEQQVPYVTQKLSGAEGPFVAVSDWMRSVPDQISRWVPGTYQSLGADGFGFADTRGAARRFFHIDAQSIVVAVLTELAREGKVDRSVLKQAIDRYQLLDVAAADPGAAGGDA